The region ACCTCGGGGCGAAGCACTATGGACAGCGCTGGAGATCGCGTACTTCTTCGTTCACGGAAAGCCGGATCACTACACAGCACTCCGACCACGCATCCTTCAAATCCTGCTCCAGCCCGGCATGCTCACGGCTGGCAGGCGATCAAACTTGGATGCCCACCATTTCGAAGACTTCGGTAAGAAGCTCCTCACCGACGGAGGCGACAGTTCCGAGCTCGCCCGGCACCTATCGTCCGAGATCGTTGAAATCTGCCGTCTGACGCCGTTTCCGTACAGCCTCGACCACCTCATCGGCACACTGCTCCACGTCTTATTGGAGCACCACGCGGATACGGCTTGGCCCGTTTTCGAGGAGGCGATAGAGAACGCTGACTCGCTCGTGAGATTCCATCTCGACCACATCCTCGGTTCCAAGCGAGCATTTGACGAAAGTACCGGGCCCCTCTTCATACTTAGCGACAAGTTCCTCTTGGAGTGGTGCCGCCGACAACACCGCGCGCCGGTATTTCTGGCGCGGTGCATGCCGCTACTTGAGAATAATGACAACGGCACACCTCGCTGGACCGCACTCGCCTCATCAGTAGTAGACGAATTTGGCCATCGAGAAGACGTTATGACCGCATTGTCCGGAAATATGGGCAGTTTCGGAGCTGTCGGCTCACTCGTCTCCTACTACGAGCGGTTCGAGGCTCCATTGCGCGAGCTAGCATCGCATCGGAAAGACGCCGTCCGCAAGTTCGCGAAGGAAGAACTAGACTCCATTACGCAACTCATCAATCGAGAACGGAAACGTGACGAGGAGCAGAAATTTGGGATCTATTGATCGTGTGATCGGAGCCCCGCTAATCTCTCCAGCTTGTAGAGCATAGTGGTCACTGCATGGAGACCATGCAGTGACCGCTCTGGGTCGGGCTTTCCATTTCCCCGGTCAGCGTTGCTAAGCATTAGTGAAGCTGGGACGCCTGCCGAGATACGCGGATCGCTTGGGTGCTCCAATCATCATGGTCTCTCGCCATGCTTCTTGTTCAGCATTGACCAAGGCCAATTCCCATACGCATCCGATCACTGGCCTAGGATGTGGAGCGATCGGCTGTTGGTTGCCATAGGTCTGACGAAAGAAATGCTGGCAGAGGACGCAACCTTGGATCCACCAATGTGCGGAGATTGACAGACCCATTTCACCAGGATGCACGATGACGAAACCCAAGTCGTTGCTGTCGTCAGTCGCCGCTACCTGCGGTAAGACTTCCGTTTTCAGGACTTCCACGCACCTAGACATCATTTCGTCAGTGACCATTTGGCCCTCGGCGCATAGGCCGTAGATCTTCATTTCCAATGGCCCGACACTGCGGACCCCATGCATTGAGACTGCGCGCGGGCGATACATTTCGACGGGTCTGGCGCTCAATTGCCGTCTCCAACTAGAGGTGATTTCGATAGCGACAGGTATGCATCTGGCCATGCGGAGCGACCGCAGCTTGGCAGGTTGCGCTCAGGTTCCTGGAACATAGGCCCAAGGCTGCAGGTCGTCGAGGCCGGCACTCGCCCAAGCGCGGGACGTTGCTTTGAGTGAAATTGGATAGTTGCGCGGTCTACGAGGTCAACGCCGTAAGACCGTTTAGAGTAGAACCGCCCCTAGGTTTCCAGCGACCGCTATGGGATGTGGGGGGCTTTGCTAACGAGCGGCCGCTATGGGTCGAACGGCTCATAGAGTGTAACCGCTCGGTCTGCCCGACCTTGTGCTCACGGGTCAGTTTCGAGCAGGCAATTATAATGTGATCTGCCTTGCACTGGCGACATGGAGCAATCCATCTGCTGCGAGGCCAACTCGCAATGAGGTGAAGTTGCGGATCCAAAATTGATCCTCGAGATCCTGTTCCTCAAGCGTTGTTGCGACCGCGATGACTTTGGCACCTGCGGCATTGCCGGCCTGGATTCCGGCAGGGGCGTCTTCGAATACGAGACAGTTGGCCGGAGTAACTCCGAGTGCCTCCGCGGCAGCTAAGTAGCCGTCTGGCGCCGGTTTGCCGATCATGACATCCTCAGCCGTGACCATAACCTGCGGCAATGGCAGCCCTGCAGCTGCCATTCGGAGATTTGCCAAATTTCTGTCGGCGGACGTCACCACAGCCCATCGACCGGCGGGTATAGACTTTAGCAGCTTAGTCGCGCCTTCGACCTCTACGATGCCGTCGAAGTCGGCGAGCTCTTCAGCATCTATGCGTGCCGTCTCCTCAGCGATCGAAACACCGGGTGGGGCGAAATCCGCTACTGTCTCAGACGTCCGGCGTCCATGACAGGCAGCTAGCACCTTATCCGCATCGATCCCGTGTCTATCGGCGAAGCGGGTCCACGTTCTCTCGACCACGGCGATCGAGTTTACGAGGGTGCCATCCATGTCGAACAGCAGGGCGTGCACGCGAAAACCTGGGCCGAGTGTCGATTCCATACAGCGTTACTCCGTGCGATCTGTTGCCTGGACCGTGCCGGCTGCGAAGCGTCGAAAACGTGATCAGCAGCAGTCGTCGGCGGCTGGGGTAACACTATTCGGCTCAACTGACACTAGAAGAGTGTCAGGGGCGCAGGTCGCTGATCATGGTGATCAGGTGACCGGCGATGCCCCCGAGCACGTCGATGAGCCAGGCTTGCGGGTCGACGCCAATGAGCTTCGCCGTCTCGATCAGGGTGTAGGAGATGGCCGCCGCTTATGTGCTGATGTGCCTCCGCGAAACGCCCTCGAATTTGGTTAGAGTTTTCCGGGTCTTGGAGTGCTCCTGAAGGAGATCAAGTGACCGCTCAGGGTGGAACGTAGTTTAGACGTCGAAGGACCGCTATGGGTCGACTGTTGAAAAAAAAGTCGGCGTCGGTCCCCAGACGCCACTCTCCCAGCAATTAGGAGTCACGTGACAGGCTGAGAAGTAGGATTGCTGTGCCAAATCTGGCCGTTTCGCCGGAATGTGGCGGGCCTCAGTTGCTGTCGCCTTTTTCAACAGTATCGGTCGACAGGAGATCTGTGTCGCTTAACCGGGCGGGGTTCTCGCGATGCGGCGTGCCATCGCCGCGATCAGATCGGTTCGGGTGACGATCCCGATGAGCTTCCCATAGTCGAGCACCGGCACCGCATCGACATCCCGGTCGCACATCATCGCCAGAAGGACGCTCAGCGGGGTCGTGGCCACGGCTCGGGGCACGGTCACACTCATGATATCTCCCGCCAGAACCGGTCTGCCGCGCGCGCGGTCAACCAGCCGCCGCAGGGCGGGTGCGAAGCCGCTATCGAGGCGCAAGGCATCGCCTCGCGCACGGCCGATCAGGTGTACCTGGAAGATCACTCCGAGGAATCGGGTGTCGGAATCGATGACAGGAAGTGACGTGAAGCGGTGACTCTTGAACAGATCCGCGACGTCTCCGAGCGGGGTCGCCAGTCTCACGGTTGTCAGATTCCTGGACATGATGTCGGCGGCGGTCAGCGGACCCGTATGCTGGGTTGCCACCTGAACTTCGGCGGCGCCGATCAGACGGGCAAGATCCTTGACGCCGAGATTGAACGACTGCCGGTAGCGTTCCAGGATGTCGGTCAGGTCCTGCTCAGACAGTTCCAGCCGCTCGGCAGGGTCCGACTCACCGGCGTCCTTCGAGGGCGGATCGTCGAACTGACGGAACGGGTACCGGCGCCCCGTGACCCGCGCGTAGGCGATCGCGACGAGCACCAAGGCGATCGTGCCCGTTGCAATGGGGGCGAGGGCAAACCGGAAGCCTAGCTGCTCCATTGCGTCGGGGCTCATCGCGGCGGTCATGGCGACGGCACCCGCAGGCGGATGGACCGCGCGACAGGCGATTGTGGCGAAGACCGCAAGTCCGACCGACAGCGCTATTCGGGCAACCGGATCGCTCACGACCATACAGACGGATACGGCGACTAGGGCGGCAACGGTATTCCCAACGACCGCGGACCAGGGCTGGGCAAGCGGGCTGTTCGGCACGGCGAACAGGAGCACCGACGTCGCGCCAAGCGGCGCCACGAGGTACAGCCCAACAGCCAGATCGACGGTCGGAGACAAGAGAAACTGGCCAACCAATCCCAAGCCCAGCAAGGCCCCGAACCCAGCCCGGATGGCTTCCGTCGACGACGTGCGGGCTACAACCGGCCCAAGCGCTCGCAGGATACTCAACGCAATTCCTTTTCAGTCCGCGGAAGTGGCGGTCGTCGAGGCAGGGTTGGTTTGATGAAGACCGCCTGACCAGACACCCGGAGGATCGGGCACCGTATTAAATTGGTTCGGTGTGGTCAGTAGAGCGGGAGGCCGTTGTCCTGCAAGGCGTTTCCGTGTCGGATCACCTCTGCGACGTGCAGAGGGTGAGGGGTAAGATCCATGCTCGCTTTATGGCGTAGCCGGGGCTGATTTGCCGATCAGGGTCCGTGCGTACAGCCCAACAAAACCGAGGAAGCCGAGCGACCAGCACAGGCCCGCGAGACGGAGCCCAAGGTGCGGATCGATCAGCCCGGCACCGGCTCCAAGGCGCAGGAGGGTTGCCGTCAAGATCGCGCCGAAGACGATGACCGTGGCCGGTGGCGCGGTTAGGGGCCGACCGGTGTGCCCTCGGGTTGCGCGCACCATGATGGCGATCGGCATCAATCCGAAGGCACCCACGGTCCAGGCATGCAGGGCGGTGGCGGCGTCGATCCAGCCCGGCCGGAAAACGGCCGTGGCGCCAAGCAGGAAGCCGAGCGGGACGAAGAGGTATCCGAGATGCAGAACAGCCAGAAGGGGCTCGCGACGGACAGCGAACGGCGACCAGCGCGCCTGCCGGACCAGATGGCCGAACCCGGCCAAGGCGAGCGCTACCCCGGCCGTCCGCTCCAGCCAGGGAGCTGCGCCCGGCAGCAGGACCCAAAGCACGAGCGCTAGCGCGCCTGCCAGCAGGACCAGCCGGTCCAGGACGCCGAACGGTGCGGGTTCCGCGCCGCTTTCGTTACGCTTCAGCCAATTCGTCGTGAAGTTCGGTGTAACCCGGCCGCCGATCAGCGCGACCAGCATGACCATCACAGCGATCGCGACCCGGGGGGCATACGATGGGTATCCGACCGACGAGCTCTCCAGCAGGAAGCCGATCTCAGCCAGAATCAGCGCAACGATGGCGAGGCCCACGGGCAGGTTCCGCCGGTTCCCGCCGCCGCCGATCTCACGCAGGGCGACGGCAGCGAAGACGACCGGAAACAGCAGCGCCATGCCTCCGGCCTGGAGCAGAGACAATCCGGGCAGGAGCATCGCGCCGCGGCCGAGGATCCACAGCCCTACCAGGAGCGCCAGCGGGGTGCCGACGATCGGTGGCCGCTTTGTCCAGGAGGGCAAAGCGGTCAGCAGGAAGCCAGCCAGGACCGCCCAGAGATAGCCGAACATCAGCTCATGGATATGCCAGGTCAGCGGATCCGTAGGTCCCGGCAGCGCGATCCGGCCCTCATAGAGGCAGATCCACAGTGCCACAGCTGTTGCCGCCCAGAGCGCGGCCAACAGGAAGAACGGCCGGAAGCCCAAGGACAGAAAGGCAAGGCCGCCACCGCCCGATCCTGCGTCGTCGCTCATCGACCGCTCCCGGCCGCGGCCCCGCGCCTGCGCGGCGCGTCTACTGCCACCCTTTGACCCCCGACATGTCGGGAAGTTCGTGGGCGATGCCCTTGTGGCAGTCGATACAGGTCTTCTCGCCGGAGACCAGAAGCGCCTGGTGCGCATCCGCCGCGCGCGGGCTCTGACGTGTGAAGTCCATCGACTCCTCGCTGTGGCAGTTGCGGCATTCCAGCGAGTCGTTGGTCTTCAGCCGGTGCCACTCGTGCTTCGCCAGCCGCAGCCGCTCCTCCAGAAACTTGTCACGGGTGTTGATGGTGCCGAAGATCGCCCCCCAGACTTCCTTGGAGGCCTGCATCTTGCGGGCAATCTTGTCGGTCCACTCGTGCGGCACGTGGCAGTCGGGGCAGGTCGCCCGCACGCCCGAGGGGTTGGTGAAGTGCACGGTCGTCTGCAGCTCCGCATAGACGTTGTCGCGCATCTCGTGGCAGCCGATGCAGAAGGTCTCCGTGTTGGTCGCCTCCAGCGCCGTATTGAAACCGCCCCAGAATACGATTCCGGCCAGGAAGCCACCGACCGTGAGGGTACCGAGGCTGAGATGGACTGCCGGGCGGCTGAGGGTCCGCCAGTAAGTCCGCAGCAGTGTCAGTAGCTTGCGCATCGCCGGCCGCCTACTGTCTTCCGGTGGGGTTGATCAGAGAGTCGATATCGACGAAGTCGTTCTCGACCGGAGGACGGGCGTCGACCTGCGGGACATGGCACTGGTTGCAGAAGTAGCGCCGGGGCGAGACCGTCGCCAGAAACTGGCCCTCCCGATCCATGAAATGGGTGATGCTGACCATCGGCGCGCCGCTTTCGCCGGTGCGGGCTCGGGCATGGCAGGACAGGCACTGGTTGGCGTTGCGGTCCACCTGATAGCCGTCGATGTGATGCGGAATGGTCGGCGGCTGTTCTGGATAGTTCCGCACCCGGCGCATGGCGCCGTCCTCGATCCGGGGCATCCGGGGCGAGTCGCTGTTGTCGGCCAGTGGCGCGGTACCGCGCAGACCCGCCACCTCCGGCGGCCGGGTTTCCTGGGTCAGGGCGACCGAGGTCAACCCGGCGAGGATAAGGGCGGCGGCGGCCAGGATTTGCAGCATGGTTCCCTCCCGATCCCTATGTCAGACCTTCTCGATGCGGACAGCGCATTTCTTGAAGTCCGTCTGCTTCGAGATCGGGTCGGTGGCGTCGAGCGTCACCTTGTTGATGAGCTGGCTGGCATCGAACCAGGGCACGAAGACCAGACCCTGCGGCGGTCGGTTGCGCCCCCGGGTCTCGACCCGGGTCCGCATGCGGCCGCGGCGGGAGATCACCGCGATCTCGTCGCCGCGGCGCAGGTTCATGGAACGGGCGTCCTCTGGGTGCATGTAGCAGACCGCATCCGGCACCGCCTTGTAGAGCTCCGGCACGCGTTGGGTCATCGATCCGGAGTGCCAGTGCTCCAGCACCCGACCGGTCGACAGCCAGAACGGATACTCCTCGTTGGGACTTTCCGCCGGCGGCTCGTAGGGCAGAGCGAAGATCCGCGCCCGGCCGTCCTTGTGGCCGTAGAACTCCACGCCCGCCCCGGCGGTGACATAAGGGTCGTGGCCCTCGCGGTAGCGCCACCGCGTCTCCTGCCCGTCCACCACGGGCCAGCGCAGGCCGCGCGCGGCGTGATAGGCGTCGAACGGTGCCAGGTCGTGACCGTGATGACGCCCGAACGCGGCATATTCCTCGAACAGGCCCTTTTGGATGTAGAAGCCGAACGCCTCGGCCTCCCGGTTGGCGTAGTCGTCGGCGGTCTCCTCCAGCGGATACCGGTCCACCTGCCCGTTGGCGAAGAGCACGTCGTAGAGGGTCTTGTCCCGGTACTCGGGCATCTGGGAGAGCAGTTCCTCCGGCCAGACCTCGTCCACACGGAACCGCTTGGAGAACTCGACAAGCTGCCAGAGGTCGGAGCGGGATTCCCCGGGCGCGTCGACGAGCTGGTGCCAAAACTGGGTGCGGCGCTCGGCATTGCCGTAGGCGCCCTCCTTCTCCACCCACATGGCGGTGGGCAGGATCAGGTCGGCAGCCTCGCAGGTGACCGTCGGATAGGCGTCGGACACGACGATGAAGTTCTCCGGGTTGCGGTACCCCGGCAGGGTCTCCTCCATCATGTTGGGTGCCGCCTGCATGTTATTGTTGACCTGCACCCAGTAGGCGTTGAGCTCGCCGTCCTTGAGCTTCCGGTTCTGCAGAACCGCGTGATAGCCCGGCTTGTCCGGAATAGTCCCGGCCGGCAGCTTCCAGATTTTCTCGGCTGTCGCGCGGTGCTCCGGATTGGTGACGACCAGATCGGCCGGCAGGCGATGGGAAAAGGTCCCGACCTCGCGGGCGGTGCCGCAGGCCGACGGTTGACCGGTCAGCGAGAACGGGCTGTTCCCGGGCTCGGCGATCTTTCCGGTAAGCAGGTGGATGTTGTAGATCAGGTTGTTGGCCCAGACGCCGCGGGTGTGCTGGTTGAAGCCCATGGTCCAGAACGACGTCACCTTGACCGCCGGATCGGCGTAGAGCTCGGCCATTTCCAGCAGCCGTTCCTTCGGCACCCCGGACATCTCATATGCCTTGTCCAGGGTGTATTCGGAGACGAATTCGGCGAATTCGTCGAAGGTCATGGCCGTGGAGCCGCCGACGGCGTTGGCGTTCTTGGCGGCCATTTCCAACGGATGCTCCGGGCGCAGGCCGTAGCCGATATCCGTATTGCCGCGCCGGAAGATCGTGTGCTTGTCCACGAAATCTCGGTTCACGCGGCCGGTCTGGATGATGTGGTTGGCGATGAAGTTGAGCAGCACCAGATCGGAATGCGGCTTGAACACCATCGCGATGTCGGCGAGGTCGAAGCAGCGGTGCTCGAAGGTCGACAGGACACCGACCTTCACATGGGGCGCGCTGAGCCGGCGGTCGGTCACCCGGGTCCACAGGATCGGGTGCATCTCCGCCATGTTCGAGCCCCACAGGAAGAAGGCATCCGCCGCCTCGATGTCGTCGTAGCAGCCCATCGGCTCGTCCATGCCGAAGGTGCGCATGAAGCCTCCGACCGCCGAGGCCATGCAGTGACGGGCATTGGGATCGATATTGTTGGAGCGGAAGCCGGCCTTGAAGAGCTTGGAGGCGGCGTATCCCTCCCAGACGGTCCACTGGCCGGAGCCGAACATGCCGACCGCGGTCGGGCCCTTCTCGGCGAGGGTCTTCTTGAACTTCTCCGCCATGATGTCGAAGGCCTGATCCCAGCTCACCGGAGTGAAACTGCCGTCCTTGGCGTATTTGCCGTCGCGCATCCGCAGCAGCGGCTGCGTGAGGCGATCCCGGCCGTACATGATCTTCGACAGGAAATAGCCCTTCACGCAGTTCAGGCCGCGATTTACCTCGGCCTTTGCGTCGCCGTGGGTGGCCACCACCCGGTTGTTCTTGGTGGCGACCATCACCGAACAGCCGGTCCCGCAGAACCGGCACGGCGCCTTTGACCATTTCAGGTCGGTCTGCGACCGGTCGGTGACCAGGTTCTGGGCCGCGGCGGGAGCCGGCAGTCCCGCGGCAGCGGTCGCAGCCAGCAGCGCCTGAGCCTTCAGAACGTCCCGTCTGCTCGTCTTACGCTCGCTCATCGTTCACTCCCTCAGCATTAGCCTTCCCGGCATCCGCGGTCGGCGCGGGCGGACCGGTCTCCCCGTCGATGCCGTGGAAAACCAGATTGCAGCTCAGCACGCCGGCAAGCCCGGTAAACCGGTGGGCCAGATCGGCGATCGTCCCCTGATCGGGGCTCTCCAGCATGGCGATCAGGGTGCCGGTCGGGTGCGTGATTGGGACCTCCACCCCGGGCTCGGCCCCGATCGTCGCGGCCAACGCCTCCAGGGCGTTTGGGCGACACTGGATCAGAAGGCTGGCGATGTGGCATTCGGCGCTCATGCGGCCTCCGCCTGCAGGGTGAGGGCGTCCGCCGGGCAGGGGGTGGCGCAGGCGCCGCAGCCGGTACACCGGTCGGGGTCGAGCTCCGGGTGCGGCGGCCCGCCCAATCGCGGGCGGAACCGCACGGCGGTCTCGCCGCAGGCATCCCGGCAGACCTCGCAATGCACCCCGGCGACGGCGAGGCAGCGCGTCTCGGAGATCACGGCCCGCGTGGTCCAGGGCGGATCGCGGTCCGGCTCGAAAACCTCGGACCGGCAGGCAACGGCACAGGCGCCGCAGAAGGTGCATTCGCCGGAGCCGGCGCCGAAGTCGACCTCCGGGAAGCTGCCCTCGCCGGTGATCAGGATCTGTTCGGGACAGGCGCGCAGACAGTCGCCGCACCGGGTGCAGGCGTCGAGCACACGTCCGTCGTCGGTCCAGGGTGGTCGCAGTGGCTCAGGCCTCGTGTCCGCCCGGCCCGCAAGGAAGGCGCCTCGCAGGAAGGCACGCCGCGCCCGGTCGGGCCCGGCCGGCTGCGCGGGCGTCGATGTCCTGGAGCGGCTCATCCCGCGGGCGGCCCCGGCGGCCCCAGAATCATCTGCGAGATCCAGACGACGAAGCCGTAGGCTCCGACGAATCCGACGGCCAGCCCCGGGAAAACGAGGAAGGTGGTCACCAGAAACGCCGTGATCTCGCGGCTGCTGGTTGCCGGCGGCTCCGCTCGCCCGGCGCTGCTCTCAAGGTCGGTTTTCAACCCGAGCCCTCCCTGGTCGCGTGGCTCTTGTTCTTTCGGCGATAACACGCCGTTTGTTGATGCAGACCTTACGCCTGCGGCGGCGCACTCGCCTTGACTTTGGTCAAGTGGATCGATTTCCTGGCGGTCTCACCGAGCCACAGGTCGCTGCATTCATGCTTGCCGCCGACGATCTCAGGGCCGCGACACTGTTCTCCCGTCTTTCCGATCGCGAGATCGACGCCCTGATTCCGATCGTCCGGGAACAGACGCTGGCCAAGGGGACCCCGCTGTTCCACGAGGGCGAGCCGATGGACCGCCTGTATCTCGTGATCAGCGGCTGGGTGACCCTGTTCCGCGACACCAACACGGGTCAGCGTGTCGTCATCCGGGTCTTCGGGCCGGGAGAAACCCTGGCCGAGGCGGCCCTGTTCCTGGACAGCACGTTTCCGGCCAGCGGCGAAGTGGCGGAGGATGCGCGGCTGGTCTCCATCGATGGCGCGGCCTTCGAGCGTCTGTTGGCCGCCTCTCCCCGGGTGGCCACGGGCATGATCGCGTCCCTGGCCATGCACTTGCGCGCCCTGACGACCGAAGTCGAACAGTTGAAGACCCGCACCGCCACGGAGCGGATCGCCGCCTTTCTGCTGACGTGTTGCCCGGACAGGCGGAAGGCGCGCTCGACCTTCGAGCTACCCTACGACAAGAGCCTGATCGCCCAGCGCCTTGGCATGCAGCCGGAGAGCCTCTCCCGAAATCTGGCGAAGCTCGGCTGCCATGGGATCTCGATCGACCGCAACCGGGTCACGATCGACGATCCAAAGGCCCTGGAGAATGCGCTGGGCTCGGGCACTTTAGGACGCCTCTCGTCGGGTTAGCCATATTTGGATGGATTGGCTGATCCAGGCACCGATGTTCGTGTTTTGAGCGATTGTATGTTCCAACATTCCGTTACGTTGAACGTCCACTTTGGGCTGAACGTCTCATAGACCTCCAACGTCCGCTATGGGTCGATCCCGACGATCTGGTTGTCGCCAAACCCGTCCTGTTTAGCGCTTATAAAGTTCTATAAAAACAGTACCTTGATCAATCTAATGCGCGATATGGAACTATTATCGCGCACTTGGGAAAACCACCGTCACGTCGGTGAAACGAGCTGAAATCGGCTCGGATAGGCACAGTCGGTAGGCTGGGAGGGCAGGGGAGGGGGCTGCAGTCCAAGCTACACTACCCCTCGGTCCCAACCGATGGCGGGAGACCCTGGATGAAACGCCCGAGCTTCATAAGTATGATGCTCAGGGTATCCGTTGAAAGGAGGCGCCATGCCTGCCGTCGAGCGAATGACCATCACCATGCCAACCGAGCTGGCCGATGTTCTCCGACAGACTGTCGCCGGCGGCGAGTACGCCTCGGCCAGCGAGGTCGTGCGCGAGGCGCTGCGGGAATGGACCCACAACCGCAATGACGAACGCCGCGACCTGGAGGCTCTGCGGGCGGCGATCAAGAAGGGGCTGGATAGTGGACCAGGTATCCCGGCCGATAAGGTGCTGGCAGAACTGCGCACGCGCTACGCCACGAAGGCCTGATCATGCATCGCCTGGTGGTTCTGCCCGCAGCGCGGGACGATCTGCTTGAGATCGGCGACTTCATCGCCCAAGACAATCCACGGCGCGCCGCGTCTTACATCTCCGAGCTCGAACAGGGGTTTCCTTACCAGATTCCCTCAAAGTACCGGTAGGAAGTGGCTTTGATTTCAATGGCTTACAAGCGTGAGTGGATTCGTGTTTTTCGTGATCTCAACGGGTTAGAGGCAGTTCCTATTCCTGGGGACTCGGCAGAGAGATCCATCCGACGCTTCTTCGCCGATACGGGGTACCGTGATAGATAGAAAGCTCAGTGTGTTTTGAAATCAAACAGTTACAGAACGCCCGCGCTAGAACGCCTTGTTCTATAAGGGTTCTC is a window of Thalassobaculum sp. OXR-137 DNA encoding:
- a CDS encoding HAD family hydrolase, translating into MESTLGPGFRVHALLFDMDGTLVNSIAVVERTWTRFADRHGIDADKVLAACHGRRTSETVADFAPPGVSIAEETARIDAEELADFDGIVEVEGATKLLKSIPAGRWAVVTSADRNLANLRMAAAGLPLPQVMVTAEDVMIGKPAPDGYLAAAEALGVTPANCLVFEDAPAGIQAGNAAGAKVIAVATTLEEQDLEDQFWIRNFTSLRVGLAADGLLHVASARQITL
- a CDS encoding HPP family protein; its protein translation is MSILRALGPVVARTSSTEAIRAGFGALLGLGLVGQFLLSPTVDLAVGLYLVAPLGATSVLLFAVPNSPLAQPWSAVVGNTVAALVAVSVCMVVSDPVARIALSVGLAVFATIACRAVHPPAGAVAMTAAMSPDAMEQLGFRFALAPIATGTIALVLVAIAYARVTGRRYPFRQFDDPPSKDAGESDPAERLELSEQDLTDILERYRQSFNLGVKDLARLIGAAEVQVATQHTGPLTAADIMSRNLTTVRLATPLGDVADLFKSHRFTSLPVIDSDTRFLGVIFQVHLIGRARGDALRLDSGFAPALRRLVDRARGRPVLAGDIMSVTVPRAVATTPLSVLLAMMCDRDVDAVPVLDYGKLIGIVTRTDLIAAMARRIARTPPG
- a CDS encoding NnrS family protein — encoded protein: MSDDAGSGGGGLAFLSLGFRPFFLLAALWAATAVALWICLYEGRIALPGPTDPLTWHIHELMFGYLWAVLAGFLLTALPSWTKRPPIVGTPLALLVGLWILGRGAMLLPGLSLLQAGGMALLFPVVFAAVALREIGGGGNRRNLPVGLAIVALILAEIGFLLESSSVGYPSYAPRVAIAVMVMLVALIGGRVTPNFTTNWLKRNESGAEPAPFGVLDRLVLLAGALALVLWVLLPGAAPWLERTAGVALALAGFGHLVRQARWSPFAVRREPLLAVLHLGYLFVPLGFLLGATAVFRPGWIDAATALHAWTVGAFGLMPIAIMVRATRGHTGRPLTAPPATVIVFGAILTATLLRLGAGAGLIDPHLGLRLAGLCWSLGFLGFVGLYARTLIGKSAPATP
- a CDS encoding NapC/NirT family cytochrome c yields the protein MRKLLTLLRTYWRTLSRPAVHLSLGTLTVGGFLAGIVFWGGFNTALEATNTETFCIGCHEMRDNVYAELQTTVHFTNPSGVRATCPDCHVPHEWTDKIARKMQASKEVWGAIFGTINTRDKFLEERLRLAKHEWHRLKTNDSLECRNCHSEESMDFTRQSPRAADAHQALLVSGEKTCIDCHKGIAHELPDMSGVKGWQ
- a CDS encoding nitrate reductase cytochrome c-type subunit, with translation MLQILAAAALILAGLTSVALTQETRPPEVAGLRGTAPLADNSDSPRMPRIEDGAMRRVRNYPEQPPTIPHHIDGYQVDRNANQCLSCHARARTGESGAPMVSITHFMDREGQFLATVSPRRYFCNQCHVPQVDARPPVENDFVDIDSLINPTGRQ
- the napA gene encoding nitrate reductase catalytic subunit NapA, with translation MSERKTSRRDVLKAQALLAATAAAGLPAPAAAQNLVTDRSQTDLKWSKAPCRFCGTGCSVMVATKNNRVVATHGDAKAEVNRGLNCVKGYFLSKIMYGRDRLTQPLLRMRDGKYAKDGSFTPVSWDQAFDIMAEKFKKTLAEKGPTAVGMFGSGQWTVWEGYAASKLFKAGFRSNNIDPNARHCMASAVGGFMRTFGMDEPMGCYDDIEAADAFFLWGSNMAEMHPILWTRVTDRRLSAPHVKVGVLSTFEHRCFDLADIAMVFKPHSDLVLLNFIANHIIQTGRVNRDFVDKHTIFRRGNTDIGYGLRPEHPLEMAAKNANAVGGSTAMTFDEFAEFVSEYTLDKAYEMSGVPKERLLEMAELYADPAVKVTSFWTMGFNQHTRGVWANNLIYNIHLLTGKIAEPGNSPFSLTGQPSACGTAREVGTFSHRLPADLVVTNPEHRATAEKIWKLPAGTIPDKPGYHAVLQNRKLKDGELNAYWVQVNNNMQAAPNMMEETLPGYRNPENFIVVSDAYPTVTCEAADLILPTAMWVEKEGAYGNAERRTQFWHQLVDAPGESRSDLWQLVEFSKRFRVDEVWPEELLSQMPEYRDKTLYDVLFANGQVDRYPLEETADDYANREAEAFGFYIQKGLFEEYAAFGRHHGHDLAPFDAYHAARGLRWPVVDGQETRWRYREGHDPYVTAGAGVEFYGHKDGRARIFALPYEPPAESPNEEYPFWLSTGRVLEHWHSGSMTQRVPELYKAVPDAVCYMHPEDARSMNLRRGDEIAVISRRGRMRTRVETRGRNRPPQGLVFVPWFDASQLINKVTLDATDPISKQTDFKKCAVRIEKV
- a CDS encoding chaperone NapD is translated as MSAECHIASLLIQCRPNALEALAATIGAEPGVEVPITHPTGTLIAMLESPDQGTIADLAHRFTGLAGVLSCNLVFHGIDGETGPPAPTADAGKANAEGVNDERA
- the napF gene encoding ferredoxin-type protein NapF, which encodes MSRSRTSTPAQPAGPDRARRAFLRGAFLAGRADTRPEPLRPPWTDDGRVLDACTRCGDCLRACPEQILITGEGSFPEVDFGAGSGECTFCGACAVACRSEVFEPDRDPPWTTRAVISETRCLAVAGVHCEVCRDACGETAVRFRPRLGGPPHPELDPDRCTGCGACATPCPADALTLQAEAA
- a CDS encoding periplasmic nitrate reductase, NapE protein translates to MKTDLESSAGRAEPPATSSREITAFLVTTFLVFPGLAVGFVGAYGFVVWISQMILGPPGPPAG
- a CDS encoding Crp/Fnr family transcriptional regulator — translated: MLAADDLRAATLFSRLSDREIDALIPIVREQTLAKGTPLFHEGEPMDRLYLVISGWVTLFRDTNTGQRVVIRVFGPGETLAEAALFLDSTFPASGEVAEDARLVSIDGAAFERLLAASPRVATGMIASLAMHLRALTTEVEQLKTRTATERIAAFLLTCCPDRRKARSTFELPYDKSLIAQRLGMQPESLSRNLAKLGCHGISIDRNRVTIDDPKALENALGSGTLGRLSSG
- a CDS encoding type II toxin-antitoxin system ParD family antitoxin — its product is MPAVERMTITMPTELADVLRQTVAGGEYASASEVVREALREWTHNRNDERRDLEALRAAIKKGLDSGPGIPADKVLAELRTRYATKA
- a CDS encoding type II toxin-antitoxin system RelE/ParE family toxin — protein: MHRLVVLPAARDDLLEIGDFIAQDNPRRAASYISELEQGFPYQIPSKYR